One Halobacteriovorax sp. GB3 genomic window carries:
- a CDS encoding RsmE family RNA methyltransferase has product MRAVFLNEFKSGDDIAEITGDSAHHLVKVVRIKPEEKILVLNGLGDHFECDVQSVSKKSVTVQILAQKKLEKKHNIDLALCPPKKDATADILKYSVELAINKVFPIESQYSQLKIENNERTFRLIESAMIQSNNPYLLEIEESRNFENLDELFKDYDFIYYFSSHSNIKQCEKLENKHSILIIIGPEAGLSYEEEEFLLTHKKVNVVHFDSWILRSQTAVCSAVGYVFGLMQSV; this is encoded by the coding sequence ATGAGAGCTGTATTTCTTAATGAGTTTAAGAGTGGAGATGACATTGCTGAGATTACTGGCGATAGTGCACATCATCTAGTTAAAGTTGTACGAATTAAACCGGAAGAAAAGATTCTTGTTTTAAATGGTCTGGGGGATCACTTTGAATGTGACGTTCAGTCTGTTTCTAAGAAAAGTGTTACGGTTCAAATTTTGGCGCAAAAGAAACTTGAGAAAAAGCACAATATTGATCTTGCTCTTTGTCCTCCTAAAAAAGATGCAACGGCTGACATATTAAAATATTCAGTTGAATTGGCGATAAATAAAGTTTTTCCGATTGAGAGTCAGTATTCTCAGTTAAAGATCGAAAATAACGAGAGGACATTTCGTCTAATTGAATCTGCAATGATTCAATCTAATAATCCGTACCTTTTAGAAATTGAAGAAAGTCGTAACTTTGAAAATCTAGATGAGCTTTTTAAAGATTATGATTTCATCTATTACTTCTCATCACATTCAAATATTAAGCAATGTGAAAAGCTTGAAAATAAGCATAGCATTTTAATTATTATTGGACCTGAAGCTGGATTATCTTATGAAGAAGAGGAGTTTCTTCTTACTCATAAGAAAGTGAATGTTGTCCATTTTGATTCTTGGATTCTAAGATCGCAAACGGCCGTATGTAGCGCTGTTGGATATGTTTTTGGCCTGATGCAAAGTGTTTGA
- a CDS encoding 50S ribosomal protein L11 methyltransferase yields the protein MEIKNFNIVVIDFSKNVELEEGIKSLAITEFSCDGIEDFSLDEPTVDSILGERAYSGGDVPESVIDEVSERANAQTNDYKVKFYFFTDNCEENAKDFYEAVKEVEGLSVEMAQEEYSDWNDEWRKHYRPIEVSSRMTVIPEWFKEEGYKENDNAVYIYPGMGFGTGEHETTFLCLKHLDNIRDELPEEGTCLDFGCGSGILGIGTIKMKNMLVEFCDIDPAALDNCVQNLELNLVESRLNGHRLVIRNRFTPKKYDIVFANILEHVLKTEKEVLLDSLKPGSFLILSGILNEQVDGILEEYSSLENISVLSKGDWSAILMKKN from the coding sequence GTGGAAATTAAAAACTTTAACATTGTTGTAATTGATTTTTCTAAAAATGTAGAACTTGAAGAAGGGATTAAAAGTCTCGCAATAACTGAGTTCTCTTGTGATGGTATTGAGGACTTCTCTTTAGATGAGCCGACAGTAGATTCTATTTTAGGAGAGAGAGCCTATTCAGGTGGTGATGTACCTGAGTCAGTTATCGATGAAGTATCAGAGCGTGCAAATGCTCAGACAAATGATTACAAAGTTAAGTTCTATTTTTTCACTGATAATTGCGAAGAAAATGCAAAAGATTTCTATGAGGCCGTGAAAGAAGTTGAAGGTCTTAGCGTAGAAATGGCTCAAGAGGAATATTCTGATTGGAACGATGAGTGGAGAAAGCACTATCGTCCAATTGAGGTCTCTAGCCGAATGACAGTTATTCCTGAGTGGTTTAAAGAAGAAGGCTATAAGGAAAATGATAATGCTGTTTATATCTACCCTGGAATGGGATTTGGTACAGGTGAGCATGAAACGACTTTTCTTTGTTTAAAGCACTTAGATAATATTAGAGATGAACTTCCTGAAGAAGGAACATGTTTAGATTTTGGATGTGGTTCAGGGATTTTGGGTATCGGTACTATCAAGATGAAGAATATGTTGGTTGAGTTTTGTGACATCGATCCGGCAGCTCTTGATAATTGTGTTCAGAACTTAGAATTGAACCTTGTTGAGTCTAGGCTTAATGGCCACAGACTTGTTATTCGTAATAGGTTTACTCCAAAGAAATACGATATTGTCTTTGCAAATATTCTTGAGCATGTACTTAAGACAGAAAAAGAAGTGCTTCTCGATTCATTAAAGCCAGGAAGCTTTTTGATTCTTTCTGGAATCTTAAATGAGCAAGTTGATGGAATCTTAGAGGAGTATTCAAGTCTTGAGAATATTTCAGTTCTTTCTAAAGGGGACTGGAGTGCAATATTAATGAAGAAGAACTAG
- a CDS encoding ABC transporter substrate-binding protein: MIKQGLWFLLFLFSLSVNATTISVALSSSPSNLSPFFNVDANSQNLNRLIHTSLIDVDENMEPVCRLCESFEERFDNGKQILKFTLKKGVKFWDAKEIKAIDIKRAHELFTDTKEIKSIFRFAFGRIKEVRVLSEYVVELVYEEFKLDNIANLVLFKILKLSRDWKEGRPEVTEIIGAGDYTPSHISELSIKLKALKPSLSDIEFKVVKDETTLALKLINNEIDVSFADISARKFDWLKKRADHLAFYSRPSSNYKYLSPNHENEHLKELNVRKALSHLIEREKIKLFKFKNNITLAKSLFSKDFPAIYQNFSIDEYSPEKAKKLLEEIGYQRDEKGWHKNNRYIELNWISNNNKSTIELVKTMIKSFESFGLKINLTVQEWGTFMKGIKKSNFDLVFAQWVGFTGPEMLEYVFHTKSFPPKGGNRGKYSNSKFDELVDKASIETKKDKRNFYYKKALAIANDDYSYINLWHPNHMLITRKCIDGLKIYPNGSFIGLNKLVSRCGN, encoded by the coding sequence TTGATAAAGCAAGGACTTTGGTTTCTACTATTTTTATTTTCACTCTCGGTAAATGCGACAACCATTTCTGTCGCTCTATCATCATCGCCCAGTAACCTCAGTCCATTCTTTAATGTCGATGCAAATTCACAGAACCTTAATCGTCTCATTCATACGTCTTTGATTGATGTCGATGAGAATATGGAGCCTGTATGTCGTTTGTGTGAATCTTTTGAAGAGCGATTTGATAATGGAAAACAAATATTAAAATTCACGCTTAAAAAAGGTGTTAAGTTTTGGGATGCCAAAGAGATTAAGGCGATTGATATAAAAAGAGCTCATGAATTATTCACTGATACTAAGGAAATAAAATCAATCTTTCGCTTTGCTTTTGGAAGGATAAAAGAAGTTCGTGTTCTGAGTGAGTATGTTGTTGAGTTGGTCTACGAAGAGTTCAAGTTAGATAACATTGCAAACCTCGTTCTTTTTAAAATCCTGAAGTTGAGTAGAGATTGGAAAGAAGGAAGGCCTGAGGTTACTGAAATAATAGGAGCTGGAGATTATACGCCCTCTCATATTTCAGAACTCTCAATTAAACTCAAGGCCCTTAAACCGAGTCTATCTGATATTGAATTTAAAGTCGTAAAAGATGAGACGACTCTCGCCTTGAAGCTAATTAATAATGAGATTGATGTTTCTTTTGCTGATATTAGTGCACGGAAATTTGATTGGTTAAAAAAGCGTGCTGATCATCTCGCCTTTTATTCTAGACCTAGTTCTAATTATAAATATCTCAGTCCTAATCATGAAAACGAACATCTAAAAGAGCTGAATGTTAGAAAGGCGCTATCTCATCTTATTGAGCGAGAGAAGATTAAGCTCTTCAAATTTAAAAATAATATCACGTTGGCAAAGTCTCTCTTTTCTAAAGACTTTCCAGCGATCTATCAGAATTTTTCTATTGATGAGTATTCACCTGAAAAGGCAAAGAAGCTATTAGAAGAGATTGGATATCAAAGAGATGAAAAGGGATGGCATAAGAATAATCGATATATAGAATTAAATTGGATCTCTAATAACAATAAGTCGACTATTGAGCTCGTAAAGACAATGATAAAAAGCTTTGAAAGTTTTGGATTGAAAATTAATCTCACAGTTCAGGAATGGGGTACATTCATGAAAGGGATTAAAAAATCCAATTTTGACTTAGTATTTGCTCAATGGGTTGGTTTTACTGGGCCGGAAATGCTTGAATACGTGTTTCATACAAAGTCTTTTCCTCCTAAAGGTGGAAATAGAGGTAAGTACAGTAATAGTAAATTCGACGAGTTAGTTGATAAGGCATCGATTGAAACAAAGAAAGATAAGAGAAATTTTTATTACAAAAAAGCATTGGCCATTGCAAACGACGACTATTCATATATAAATCTATGGCACCCAAATCATATGCTGATAACAAGAAAATGTATTGATGGATTGAAGATCTATCCTAACGGAAGTTTTATCGGTTTAAATAAATTAGTGAGTCGTTGTGGAAATTAA